One Rubrobacter aplysinae DNA window includes the following coding sequences:
- the gmk gene encoding guanylate kinase, with protein sequence MGSRGSRGRLVVVSGPSGAGKSTLIRDALENVPGLAYSVSATTRAPREGEVDGEDYIFLSRETFERWISEGRFLEWAEYSGNLYGTPEHPVEDFMDRGLSVILEIELQGAREVREKRPDATMIFVRAPSLDETRRRLEGRATETTEAMHDRMETAVREVSASGEFDLELINGDRETARQSMLDLMHGIVRSSRDTSNTSKGDSNAERA encoded by the coding sequence ATAGGTTCAAGGGGATCGAGAGGTAGGCTGGTAGTCGTCTCGGGGCCCAGCGGGGCTGGCAAGTCCACCCTGATAAGGGACGCGCTGGAGAACGTGCCCGGGCTGGCCTATTCCGTCTCGGCGACGACCCGGGCTCCCCGGGAGGGCGAGGTAGACGGCGAGGACTACATCTTCCTCTCTCGGGAGACGTTCGAGCGTTGGATCTCCGAGGGGCGCTTTCTGGAGTGGGCCGAGTACTCGGGTAACCTGTACGGTACGCCGGAGCATCCGGTGGAAGACTTCATGGACCGCGGGCTCTCCGTGATACTCGAGATAGAGCTACAGGGCGCGCGGGAGGTGCGCGAGAAGCGTCCCGACGCCACCATGATCTTCGTGCGCGCCCCCTCCCTCGACGAGACGCGCCGCAGGCTCGAAGGCCGGGCCACCGAGACCACCGAGGCCATGCACGATCGCATGGAGACGGCGGTCAGGGAGGTCTCGGCCAGCGGGGAGTTCGATCTGGAACTCATCAACGGCGACCGCGAGACCGCCCGCCAGAGTATGCTGGATCTAATGCACGGCATCGTACGGAGTTCGAGAGACACCTCAAACACTTCAAAAGGAGATAGCAATGCTGAACGAGCTTAA
- the mihF gene encoding integration host factor, actinobacterial type, protein MLRRAPERTSQERWTALQEANRVRFARADAKRALKSGELSLYDLLMDPSEELKGAKVEEMLLAVRGMGRIKVNRVLREAGVSRSKTLVGLTHGQRDRLLEVLP, encoded by the coding sequence ATGCTGAGGAGAGCACCAGAGAGAACCAGCCAGGAACGTTGGACGGCCCTGCAGGAGGCAAACCGAGTCCGGTTCGCCCGGGCCGACGCCAAGCGAGCCCTAAAGAGCGGAGAGCTGAGCCTCTACGACCTGCTCATGGACCCTTCCGAGGAGCTAAAGGGGGCCAAGGTAGAGGAGATGCTATTGGCCGTGCGCGGGATGGGCCGGATAAAGGTCAATCGTGTGCTGCGGGAGGCCGGGGTAAGCCGCTCCAAGACGCTGGTAGGCCTCACCCACGGCCAGCGGGACCGGCTCCTGGAGGTGCTCCCCTGA
- a CDS encoding dihydroorotate dehydrogenase: MVEEVDEVGGVDVSVELCGMRLATPLMPAAGTLAAEAVAERGTGAYGALLPKTVTSSPRSGNPPPRISETASGMVNSIGLQNPGVESFLDELDAFGDRLPLLLSVAGDTPEDFASLCGRLADDDRVAGVELNLSCPNVEHSGARSGATFCSEPDSVRTVVAACRETLLGKPLIAKLACEKAAENAAAAEGSGADALTISNTIQALTVDARSRRVVVRGGLSGPAMKPVALRAVYEAYRVAGIPIVGCGGVATGEDAVEFMLAGATAVQVGSSAFSRQPREILRELEGYLEEAGLSARGLTGLLHR, from the coding sequence TTGGTAGAAGAGGTAGACGAGGTAGGCGGCGTGGATGTCTCCGTTGAGCTGTGCGGGATGCGGCTCGCTACACCGCTCATGCCCGCCGCCGGCACGCTGGCAGCCGAGGCCGTTGCCGAGCGCGGGACCGGGGCGTACGGCGCTCTGCTACCAAAGACCGTCACCTCCTCGCCGAGATCCGGCAACCCGCCGCCCCGCATCTCCGAGACGGCCTCCGGGATGGTCAACTCCATCGGGCTCCAGAACCCGGGTGTGGAGAGCTTCCTGGACGAGCTGGATGCGTTCGGAGACAGGCTCCCGCTACTGCTCTCCGTCGCGGGGGATACGCCCGAAGATTTTGCCTCGCTCTGCGGGAGGCTGGCCGATGACGACCGCGTAGCCGGGGTGGAGCTGAACCTCTCGTGCCCGAACGTCGAGCATTCCGGAGCGCGCTCCGGGGCGACCTTCTGCTCCGAACCGGACTCCGTGAGAACGGTCGTCGCCGCCTGCCGGGAGACGCTGCTGGGGAAGCCTCTGATCGCGAAGCTCGCCTGCGAGAAGGCCGCGGAGAACGCGGCCGCCGCCGAGGGCTCCGGGGCCGACGCGCTTACCATCTCCAACACCATCCAGGCCCTGACTGTAGACGCCCGGAGCCGCCGGGTCGTCGTCCGGGGTGGTCTCTCGGGGCCCGCCATGAAGCCGGTAGCCCTGCGCGCCGTGTACGAGGCGTACCGCGTCGCCGGCATACCGATAGTCGGCTGCGGCGGCGTCGCGACCGGTGAGGACGCTGTGGAGTTCATGCTCGCCGGCGCAACCGCCGTCCAGGTCGGCTCCTCTGCCTTCTCCCGCCAGCCCCGGGAGATACTGCGAGAGCTGGAGGGTTACCTTGAAGAGGCCGGGCTGTCCGCCCGCGGCCTCACCGGGCTCTTGCATCGCTAG
- a CDS encoding iron-sulfur cluster-binding protein — MNLRPVKVLERETIGGHALLRYEWSGRKPEPGQFVGVKAGTASDPFLPRPFFVHDAEEGEISLLFKVRGRGTESILYGGEQLLVSDPRGRGFELESASESGRAALVGGGVWVAPLRFLGRRLGEHGVDHSVYLEAPPEASEEYLSWLRLAHPGAEVVSTDGSPGAFGASLEGLAGCGEVYVSGDRDTLRRVGRDRPDAQLALRERMACMDGSCYGCVVPAVVGGGVSYKRVCVDGPVFIAWDLAW; from the coding sequence TTGAATCTACGTCCTGTAAAGGTTCTGGAACGTGAGACCATCGGCGGTCATGCGCTGCTCCGGTACGAGTGGTCCGGTCGTAAGCCAGAGCCGGGGCAGTTCGTCGGCGTCAAGGCCGGTACGGCTTCCGATCCCTTCCTGCCGAGGCCGTTTTTCGTCCACGACGCCGAGGAGGGAGAGATCTCTCTACTCTTCAAGGTGCGGGGCCGGGGCACGGAGTCCATTCTCTACGGCGGCGAACAACTTCTCGTGAGCGACCCGCGAGGCCGAGGGTTCGAGCTGGAGTCGGCCTCCGAATCCGGCAGGGCAGCGCTGGTGGGTGGCGGGGTCTGGGTGGCGCCGCTCAGGTTCCTCGGTCGGCGTCTCGGGGAGCACGGGGTAGACCATAGCGTGTATCTCGAAGCGCCGCCGGAAGCCTCAGAGGAGTACCTCTCGTGGCTGCGGCTGGCCCATCCCGGGGCCGAGGTAGTATCCACCGACGGCTCGCCCGGGGCTTTTGGGGCCTCTCTGGAGGGGCTCGCCGGGTGCGGAGAGGTGTACGTGAGCGGGGACCGGGATACCCTCCGCCGCGTCGGCCGGGACCGGCCCGACGCGCAACTGGCGTTGAGGGAGCGGATGGCCTGTATGGACGGCTCCTGCTACGGCTGCGTCGTGCCCGCCGTCGTGGGCGGGGGAGTGTCCTATAAAAGAGTGTGCGTGGACGGGCCCGTGTTTATAGCCTGGGATCTGGCTTGGTAG
- the carB gene encoding carbamoyl-phosphate synthase large subunit, giving the protein MPRRDDIETILIVGSGPIVIGQAAEFDYSGTQACRALREEGYRVILVNSNPATIMTDPEIADVTYVEPLTAGTVAEIIRREQPDALLPTLGGQTALNLSIELYESEVLQEHGVELLGASVDSIQKAEDRRLFHEAMDRIGLAVPESRTVRHVEEAEELVKTAGFPLIIRPSFTLGGKGGATAHDMDELRRTVAEGLDASPVNSVLVEKSVAGWKEFELEVMRDAADNVVIVCSIENLDPMGVHTGDSITVAPSQTLSDKQYQMLRTASARIIREIGVSTGGSNVQFAVDPESDGFYVIEMNPRVSRSSALASKATGFPIAKIAAKLAVGYTLDEIPNDITGATPASFEPALDYIVTKIPRFAFEKFPAATPSLTTKMQSVGEVMAIGRTFTESLLKAMASLEVDPQDVLPILDEPNPYRIFAVFEALRSGMDIREIFSRTHIDPFFIASIARIVAAEDSISGAPGEVPTAEELHEAKRTGLPDEALAATYGGSREVARGVRQALGIRPTYKAVDTCAGEFPARTPYFYSTYEVEDEVERGGNPSVVVLGSGPNRIGQGVEFDYACVHASYALSDAGYDSVMVNSNPETVSTDYDTSTRLYFEPLTAEYVLDVLRREEPEGVILQFGGQSPLKLARELEESGVRILGTSPEAIDLAEDRSRFGRLLSDLGIPQPRFGTATTAEEAREVAHGIGYPVVVRPSYVLGGRRMEIVYSDEDLDLYLKTSVATSPEHPILIDKFMEDHVEVDVDAVSDGDDVYVGGIMEHVEEAGVHSGDSSCVMPPITVPRALVEKIQDYTRRLARGVGVVGLMNIQFVVRGEEVMVIECNPRASRTVPYVSKATGVPLAKLATRVLVGERLRDLVPLEVEDWRERTEGHFSVKAPVFPFDRFSGVDTLLGPEMRSTGEAMGIDRTFGGAFAKALTAAGQTLPVGGRVYISVANREKRAVVLIARAFADLGFELAASEGTAEVLSNNGLPVQVVPKIGESESQAGDGQDVLAMIEDGWVDLILNTPWGRGARTDGYLIRRKALAHGVPCITTLAAASAAVQGIESKIRGETRRVEPLQSLYAARI; this is encoded by the coding sequence TTGCCCCGCCGCGACGACATTGAGACGATACTAATAGTGGGCTCCGGTCCGATAGTCATAGGCCAGGCCGCCGAGTTCGACTACTCCGGCACCCAGGCGTGCCGGGCCCTGCGCGAGGAAGGGTACCGGGTGATCCTGGTCAACTCGAACCCCGCGACCATAATGACCGACCCCGAGATCGCCGACGTAACCTACGTCGAGCCGCTAACGGCCGGTACGGTGGCCGAAATCATCCGCCGCGAGCAGCCCGATGCCCTGCTCCCGACCCTCGGCGGCCAGACCGCGCTCAACCTGTCGATCGAGCTCTACGAGTCCGAGGTGCTTCAAGAGCACGGGGTAGAGTTGCTCGGAGCTTCCGTGGACTCTATCCAGAAGGCCGAGGACCGGAGGCTGTTTCACGAGGCGATGGACCGCATCGGCCTCGCCGTGCCGGAGAGCCGCACGGTGCGTCACGTCGAGGAGGCCGAGGAGCTGGTGAAGACGGCGGGGTTTCCCCTGATCATCCGTCCGAGCTTCACCCTCGGCGGCAAGGGCGGGGCCACCGCCCACGACATGGACGAGCTGCGACGCACCGTGGCCGAAGGGCTCGACGCCAGCCCAGTAAACAGCGTGCTCGTGGAGAAGTCCGTCGCCGGGTGGAAAGAATTCGAGCTCGAGGTGATGCGCGACGCCGCCGACAACGTGGTGATCGTGTGCTCCATAGAGAACCTGGACCCGATGGGCGTCCACACCGGGGACTCCATCACCGTCGCCCCCTCACAGACCCTCTCCGACAAGCAGTACCAGATGCTCCGCACCGCCTCTGCACGCATAATACGTGAGATCGGGGTCTCGACGGGGGGCTCGAACGTGCAGTTCGCCGTGGACCCAGAGAGCGACGGGTTCTACGTGATCGAGATGAACCCCCGCGTATCGCGCTCCAGCGCGCTGGCGAGCAAGGCGACCGGCTTTCCCATAGCCAAGATCGCGGCAAAGCTCGCGGTCGGGTACACGCTGGATGAGATCCCGAACGATATTACCGGCGCTACCCCGGCCTCCTTCGAGCCCGCGCTGGACTACATAGTCACCAAGATCCCACGCTTCGCCTTCGAAAAGTTCCCCGCCGCCACCCCGAGCCTGACAACCAAGATGCAGTCCGTCGGCGAGGTCATGGCTATAGGCCGCACCTTCACCGAAAGCCTCCTGAAGGCTATGGCTTCACTTGAGGTTGACCCACAGGACGTCCTGCCTATCCTGGACGAGCCGAACCCGTACAGGATCTTCGCGGTATTCGAGGCTTTACGCAGCGGGATGGACATCCGGGAGATCTTCTCCCGCACCCACATAGATCCGTTCTTCATAGCCTCCATAGCCCGGATCGTGGCTGCCGAGGATTCGATTTCGGGAGCTCCGGGCGAGGTTCCCACGGCAGAGGAGCTTCACGAGGCGAAGCGCACCGGACTGCCCGACGAGGCTCTGGCCGCGACGTACGGCGGCTCGCGGGAGGTGGCGCGCGGGGTGCGGCAGGCGCTCGGGATCAGGCCCACCTACAAGGCGGTGGATACCTGCGCCGGAGAGTTCCCGGCCCGCACCCCATATTTCTACTCCACCTACGAGGTCGAGGACGAGGTGGAGCGCGGTGGTAACCCCTCCGTCGTGGTGCTCGGCAGCGGTCCCAACCGTATCGGGCAGGGCGTGGAGTTCGACTACGCCTGCGTCCACGCCAGCTACGCACTCTCGGATGCCGGGTACGACTCGGTAATGGTCAACTCCAATCCCGAGACGGTCTCCACCGACTACGACACCTCCACCCGGCTATACTTCGAGCCACTCACGGCGGAGTATGTCCTGGACGTGTTGCGCCGCGAGGAGCCGGAGGGCGTGATCCTGCAGTTCGGCGGCCAGAGCCCGCTCAAGCTGGCTCGCGAGCTGGAGGAGAGCGGGGTCAGGATACTCGGCACCTCTCCAGAGGCCATAGACCTCGCCGAGGACCGCTCGCGTTTTGGCAGGCTGCTCTCGGACCTCGGTATCCCGCAGCCCCGCTTCGGCACCGCGACCACCGCCGAGGAGGCCCGCGAGGTCGCGCACGGTATCGGGTACCCTGTCGTCGTCCGGCCCTCGTACGTGCTCGGCGGCCGCCGCATGGAGATCGTGTACTCCGACGAGGACCTCGACCTGTACTTGAAGACGAGTGTTGCGACGAGCCCGGAGCATCCGATCCTGATAGATAAGTTCATGGAGGATCACGTCGAGGTGGACGTGGACGCGGTCTCCGACGGAGATGACGTGTACGTCGGCGGCATCATGGAGCACGTGGAGGAGGCCGGGGTACATTCGGGTGACTCCTCATGTGTGATGCCCCCGATCACGGTCCCGCGCGCGCTGGTAGAGAAGATACAGGACTACACCCGGCGTCTGGCGCGCGGCGTGGGGGTGGTTGGTTTGATGAACATCCAGTTCGTGGTGCGCGGCGAGGAGGTCATGGTCATCGAGTGCAACCCCCGGGCCTCGCGCACGGTGCCCTACGTCTCCAAGGCCACCGGCGTGCCGCTCGCGAAGCTGGCGACGCGGGTGCTGGTGGGCGAGAGGCTGCGGGACCTAGTGCCGCTGGAGGTAGAGGACTGGCGCGAGCGTACGGAGGGGCACTTTAGCGTAAAGGCCCCGGTGTTCCCGTTCGACAGGTTCTCGGGGGTGGACACGCTGCTCGGGCCGGAGATGCGCTCGACGGGCGAGGCGATGGGCATAGACCGTACGTTCGGCGGAGCGTTCGCAAAGGCTCTGACCGCCGCCGGTCAGACGCTGCCGGTCGGTGGGCGGGTGTACATATCCGTCGCAAACCGCGAGAAACGGGCCGTGGTGCTCATAGCGCGGGCTTTCGCGGACCTCGGGTTCGAGCTCGCCGCAAGCGAGGGGACGGCGGAGGTACTGTCGAACAACGGGCTACCGGTGCAGGTGGTGCCCAAGATCGGGGAATCGGAGAGCCAAGCTGGGGACGGCCAGGATGTGCTGGCCATGATCGAGGACGGCTGGGTGGACCTGATCCTGAACACGCCCTGGGGCCGCGGAGCCCGCACGGACGGGTATCTGATCCGGCGCAAGGCTCTCGCCCACGGCGTGCCGTGCATCACCACGCTGGCCGCCGCCTCCGCCGCGGTCCAGGGGATAGAGTCCAAGATCCGGGGCGAAACCCGCCGCGTCGAGCCGTTGCAGAGCCTGTACGCGGCTCGTATCTGA
- the carA gene encoding glutamine-hydrolyzing carbamoyl-phosphate synthase small subunit: MERGRRRARLVLEDGASYDGWTFAGEGEVAGEVVFTTSMVGYQETVTDPSYRGQIVLFTYPLIGNYGVISGDDESPGVQAAGVLVREYTPHHSNWASGGGLSAALEESGVIGVEGLDTRALTRHLRDKGAMRGVISTEETDVNRLKEKANSHPEMSGLDLASGGTELAGPTLFPAFGEERCRVAALDYGVKGSIYRELRSRGVSVVAIPGSAEAEEVMAQEPDGLFLSNGPGDPAVLQRAVGTLESLIGRLPVFGICLGHQLLGLALGCETYKMPFGHHGANHPVRNLRTGRIEITSQNHGFAIDEDSLPGSVELTHRNLYDGTVEGVADRERRAWSVQYHPESSPGPQDSGYLFDEFVETLTGETNPVAV; the protein is encoded by the coding sequence TTGGAGAGAGGACGTAGACGGGCGAGGCTCGTCCTGGAAGACGGAGCTTCTTACGACGGCTGGACCTTCGCGGGAGAGGGTGAGGTGGCCGGCGAGGTGGTCTTTACCACCAGCATGGTCGGCTACCAGGAGACCGTGACCGACCCGTCGTACCGGGGTCAGATCGTGCTTTTCACCTACCCCCTAATAGGGAACTACGGCGTGATCTCCGGCGACGACGAGTCCCCCGGCGTGCAGGCCGCCGGCGTCCTCGTACGCGAGTACACCCCACACCACAGCAACTGGGCCAGCGGGGGCGGCCTGTCCGCCGCGCTGGAAGAGAGCGGCGTGATCGGCGTCGAGGGTCTGGACACCCGCGCTCTTACCCGGCACCTGCGCGACAAGGGCGCGATGCGCGGCGTCATCTCCACCGAGGAGACAGACGTAAACAGGCTAAAGGAGAAGGCCAACTCCCACCCCGAGATGTCCGGCCTCGACCTCGCCTCCGGCGGTACGGAGCTCGCCGGGCCCACGCTTTTCCCGGCCTTTGGCGAGGAGCGTTGCCGGGTCGCCGCGCTGGACTACGGGGTGAAGGGCTCCATCTACAGGGAGCTCCGCAGCCGGGGCGTCTCCGTCGTTGCGATCCCGGGCAGCGCCGAGGCGGAAGAGGTGATGGCTCAGGAACCGGACGGGCTCTTCCTGTCCAATGGTCCCGGAGACCCGGCGGTCCTGCAGCGGGCGGTCGGCACGCTGGAGAGCCTCATAGGCAGGCTGCCGGTCTTCGGCATCTGTCTCGGACATCAACTCTTGGGTTTAGCTTTAGGGTGTGAGACCTACAAGATGCCGTTCGGCCACCACGGTGCGAACCACCCGGTGAGGAATCTGAGAACCGGGAGGATCGAGATCACGAGTCAGAACCACGGCTTCGCCATAGATGAGGACAGCCTGCCCGGGAGCGTGGAGCTCACCCACCGCAACCTGTACGACGGCACCGTCGAGGGCGTGGCGGACCGCGAGCGCCGGGCGTGGAGCGTGCAGTACCACCCAGAGTCTAGCCCCGGCCCGCAGGACTCCGGCTACCTCTTCGACGAGTTCGTGGAGACGTTGACCGGCGAGACCAACCCGGTAGCGGTCTAG
- a CDS encoding dihydroorotase has product MTPEATEAMPETVIRGARVLDPSQELDGYLDVRISGGYIAEVGENLRGVREIDAGGLHLFPGFVDVHAHWRTPGREEEESIETGSAAAAAGGFTGVMMMPNTDPVVDRPVVVEGLARCIERESRVRTYISAALHVGLAGERLTEMRLLKEAGAVCVSDDGLGTASAGILRSGMLYAADAGLPVLLHCEDHTLATGVVHDGAAAALAGIPGSPASAEDAATATALVLARETGARVHITHVSTELSAALVGFFKRGGPNVTGDTTPHHLTLTDGLVSTLEGRFRVNPPLRPDGDRFGVGAALGDGILDFVATDHAPHAPEEKDLPFEESAPGFLGHETAFAAIYTDLVEGGKLPLSRLVEAMSTAPGGWLTGGHGIYPGAPADLTLVDLSEEWTVGRESLVSRSSNSPYLGRRLRGRVVGTMVGGELVHDRMGVRLGERT; this is encoded by the coding sequence ATGACGCCGGAAGCTACAGAGGCCATGCCAGAGACCGTGATCCGGGGCGCCCGCGTCCTCGACCCTTCTCAAGAACTCGACGGCTATCTGGATGTGCGGATCTCAGGGGGGTACATTGCGGAGGTGGGGGAGAATCTGCGCGGCGTGCGCGAGATAGACGCCGGCGGTCTCCACCTTTTTCCCGGGTTCGTGGACGTCCACGCCCACTGGCGCACGCCGGGCCGCGAGGAAGAGGAGAGCATAGAGACCGGCTCCGCCGCCGCGGCCGCCGGGGGATTCACCGGCGTTATGATGATGCCGAACACCGACCCCGTGGTGGACCGGCCCGTGGTGGTCGAGGGCCTGGCCCGGTGCATCGAGCGCGAGTCCCGGGTGCGGACCTACATAAGCGCCGCGCTGCACGTCGGGCTCGCCGGAGAGCGTCTGACCGAGATGCGGCTCTTAAAGGAGGCCGGCGCGGTCTGCGTCTCGGACGACGGGCTGGGGACCGCCTCGGCGGGGATACTGCGCAGCGGTATGCTCTACGCCGCCGATGCAGGGCTGCCGGTTTTGCTGCACTGCGAGGATCACACGCTGGCCACCGGCGTCGTCCACGACGGAGCGGCGGCCGCGCTGGCCGGTATCCCCGGGAGCCCGGCGAGCGCCGAGGACGCCGCCACGGCCACGGCGCTCGTGCTAGCGCGGGAGACCGGGGCGCGGGTACACATTACCCACGTCTCGACGGAGCTATCCGCGGCGCTCGTGGGCTTCTTCAAGCGGGGCGGCCCTAACGTTACCGGGGATACCACGCCGCACCACCTGACGCTCACGGACGGGCTCGTCTCCACGCTCGAAGGCCGGTTCCGGGTAAACCCGCCGCTCAGGCCGGACGGGGACAGGTTCGGTGTGGGGGCCGCGCTCGGGGATGGTATCCTCGACTTCGTGGCGACCGATCACGCGCCGCACGCTCCGGAGGAGAAGGATCTCCCCTTCGAGGAGTCCGCGCCCGGTTTCCTGGGTCACGAGACGGCGTTCGCCGCCATCTACACGGACCTGGTGGAGGGTGGAAAGTTGCCGCTGTCCCGGCTGGTCGAGGCCATGAGCACGGCCCCGGGAGGCTGGCTAACGGGTGGGCACGGCATCTATCCCGGCGCGCCGGCGGATCTCACGCTCGTGGATCTCTCCGAGGAGTGGACCGTCGGCCGGGAGAGTCTGGTCAGCCGGTCGTCCAATAGTCCATACCTCGGGCGCAGGCTAAGGGGCCGGGTCGTGGGCACGATGGTCGGCGGCGAGCTGGTACATGACAGAATGGGAGTGAGGCTTGGAGAGAGGACGTAG
- a CDS encoding aspartate carbamoyltransferase catalytic subunit, translating into MQSRECRDLISLQNVSLGELQEIIERAREHAAGDVHFGLAGHTVCLAFFESSTRTASSFELAARRAGADVVSISGEGSSLSKGESLIDTVVTLDRLGADAIVLRHPAAGAASLAARYAEAPVVNAGDGRGQHPTQALLDLYALAEAGGGFEELEGRRAAIVGDVLHSRVARSVIPAFKAAGMEVALAGPRTLLPEDAAGIWGCPVLGSVDEALAWGADTLYALRLQRERMASAEVPSVAEYAASFGVRREHLIGGVRLLHPGPVNRGVEVAGDVVLDERSLIREQVAAGIHVRSAVLEMYSGARREAAA; encoded by the coding sequence TTGCAGAGTAGAGAGTGCCGGGATCTCATCTCCCTGCAAAACGTCTCCCTCGGAGAGTTGCAGGAGATCATAGAGCGAGCCCGGGAGCACGCGGCGGGCGACGTACATTTCGGGCTCGCGGGACACACCGTGTGCCTGGCATTCTTCGAGTCTTCGACCCGCACGGCATCCTCCTTCGAGCTGGCCGCCCGCCGCGCCGGGGCCGACGTGGTCTCGATCTCCGGCGAGGGCTCCTCGCTCTCAAAGGGCGAGTCCCTGATAGACACCGTGGTAACCCTCGATAGGCTCGGGGCCGACGCCATCGTGCTGCGCCATCCGGCGGCGGGCGCGGCCTCCCTCGCCGCCCGCTACGCCGAGGCCCCGGTCGTGAACGCCGGGGACGGCCGCGGACAGCACCCGACGCAGGCCCTGCTTGACCTGTACGCTCTGGCCGAAGCCGGGGGCGGCTTCGAGGAGCTTGAGGGCCGCCGGGCGGCTATAGTCGGCGACGTGCTGCACAGCCGGGTGGCGCGGAGCGTGATCCCGGCCTTCAAGGCCGCCGGTATGGAGGTTGCTCTCGCCGGGCCGCGCACGCTGCTGCCGGAGGATGCGGCCGGTATCTGGGGCTGCCCGGTGCTCGGCTCGGTGGATGAGGCGCTGGCCTGGGGCGCGGATACCCTGTACGCGCTGCGCCTGCAACGGGAGCGCATGGCCTCGGCCGAGGTCCCATCCGTCGCGGAGTACGCCGCTTCGTTCGGGGTCAGGCGTGAGCATCTGATAGGCGGAGTACGCTTGCTGCATCCGGGGCCGGTGAACCGGGGCGTTGAGGTCGCCGGTGACGTGGTGCTCGACGAGCGGTCCCTGATCCGCGAGCAGGTGGCCGCCGGCATCCACGTCCGCTCCGCGGTGCTGGAGATGTACAGCGGAGCCCGCAGGGAGGCGGCGGCCTGA
- the pyrR gene encoding bifunctional pyr operon transcriptional regulator/uracil phosphoribosyltransferase PyrR gives MSTVLNPDNVSRSLRRISHEILERNASNLDNLALVGVLTRGAPLAYRIAHNVRHFEGLDVPVGSLDITLHRDDLGSDEADQGTEREAELLGSDVPFDVEGRNVVLVDDVLFTGRTSRAAMEALLELGRPAAIQLAILVDRGHRELPVRADYVGKNIPTARGERVLVRLSETDGEDGVIRVAE, from the coding sequence GTGTCCACGGTGCTGAACCCGGACAACGTCAGCCGCTCCCTGCGGCGTATCTCGCACGAGATCCTGGAGCGCAACGCCTCCAACCTGGATAACCTGGCGCTGGTCGGCGTGCTGACGCGCGGCGCCCCGCTGGCGTACCGGATCGCCCACAACGTCCGCCACTTCGAGGGGCTGGACGTGCCGGTGGGCTCTCTCGACATCACCCTGCACCGCGACGACCTGGGCTCCGATGAGGCGGATCAGGGGACGGAACGGGAGGCGGAGCTTCTCGGGTCGGACGTGCCCTTCGACGTCGAGGGCCGGAACGTCGTGCTGGTGGACGACGTGCTCTTTACCGGCCGCACCTCACGGGCCGCGATGGAGGCCCTGCTGGAGCTCGGCCGCCCGGCGGCGATACAGCTCGCCATCCTCGTGGACCGCGGTCACCGGGAGCTACCCGTCAGGGCCGACTACGTCGGAAAGAACATCCCGACCGCCCGCGGTGAACGGGTGCTCGTAAGGCTCTCCGAAACCGACGGAGAGGATGGGGTGATCCGGGTTGCAGAGTAG
- a CDS encoding RluA family pseudouridine synthase: MVDRDSSVREEFDVSREMGGERLDRLVSLGTGMSRSAARRAVEEGLVEAGGERRTSPSYRVGSGETVVVETTAEPGVQAEEIPVPVVYEDAHLLVVDKPAGLVVHPGAGNPSGTLVNALVSRGIIGGDDPVRPGVVHRLDRDTSGLLALSKSEEAYGGLVEQLSERSVGRIYRAVVLGSGLPRTGTVDSPVGRHPENPTLMAAGLGKKAVTHFQTLAAVSGDKGEDKGGYTMLRVRLETGRTHQIRVHLAAIGHPVYADPLYGTRVGGARGARLWLHAESLSFIHPVTGEPLEFEAGIPWDLLASASGLGFET; encoded by the coding sequence ATGGTGGATAGAGACTCCTCCGTCAGGGAGGAGTTCGACGTATCCCGGGAGATGGGCGGTGAGCGGCTGGATCGGCTCGTCTCGCTCGGAACCGGAATGAGCCGGAGCGCGGCCCGCCGCGCCGTGGAGGAGGGGCTGGTCGAGGCCGGGGGCGAGCGGCGGACGTCGCCGTCTTACCGGGTTGGTTCCGGGGAGACCGTGGTAGTGGAGACCACCGCCGAGCCGGGCGTGCAGGCGGAGGAGATCCCGGTCCCCGTGGTCTACGAGGACGCTCACCTGCTAGTGGTGGACAAGCCCGCCGGGCTCGTGGTGCATCCCGGGGCCGGGAACCCGTCCGGCACGCTGGTGAACGCCCTCGTCTCGCGCGGCATAATTGGCGGAGATGACCCGGTGCGTCCCGGCGTCGTGCACCGCCTCGACCGCGATACCTCCGGGCTCCTGGCGTTGTCGAAGAGCGAAGAGGCCTACGGCGGGCTCGTGGAGCAGCTCTCCGAGCGTAGCGTGGGACGTATCTACCGGGCCGTGGTGCTGGGCTCCGGGCTGCCGCGCACGGGGACGGTGGACTCTCCGGTCGGCCGTCACCCGGAGAACCCCACGCTAATGGCCGCCGGACTGGGCAAGAAGGCCGTGACCCATTTTCAGACGCTCGCCGCCGTCTCCGGGGATAAAGGTGAGGATAAAGGCGGGTACACGATGCTCCGGGTGCGGCTGGAGACCGGGAGGACGCACCAGATCCGGGTCCACCTCGCGGCCATAGGGCACCCGGTGTACGCAGACCCTCTGTACGGGACCCGCGTCGGTGGGGCTAGAGGCGCGCGCCTCTGGCTCCACGCCGAGAGCCTGAGTTTCATCCACCCGGTCACCGGAGAGCCTCTGGAATTCGAGGCCGGGATACCCTGGGACCTTCTCGCGTCCGCCTCCGGCCTCGGGTTCGAGACTTGA